From one Gimesia sp. genomic stretch:
- a CDS encoding SDR family oxidoreductase: MPELSAADASEMILLTGATGYVGGRLLQVLESRGARLRCLARRPEVLRERVAETTEVVYGDVLEPETLLPALKGVKVAYYLIHSMGEAGSFEENDRRAAEHFARAAREAGVERIIYLGGLGDETETLSPHLRSRQEVGQILRSSGVPVIEFRASIVIGSGSLSFEMIRSLVERLPVMVTPKWVMRAAQPIAIEDLIAYLTEALEIPLPESQTFEIGGADQVSYAEIMRVYARCRGMRLRMISVPVLTPYLSSLWLGLVTPLYARIGRKLIESIVHSTVVQDERARDTFSIEPMGIESAIQRALNNEEREFAETRWSDAVSSSGQVRSWSGVRFGNRLVDARSITVACPPEIAFQPIQRIGGKTGWYACNWLWHLRGGLDLLVGGIGVRRGRAHPVRLRVGDTVDFWRVEAFEPNRRLRLAAEMKLPGRAWLEFEVKGDAQGSTISQTAMFDPVGLWGRLYWYAVCPLHYFVFAGMLKNIARAAEGIQGAESSSASSLSR, encoded by the coding sequence ATGCCTGAACTGTCTGCTGCTGACGCATCTGAGATGATCCTGTTGACCGGAGCTACCGGCTATGTGGGGGGACGGTTGCTGCAGGTGCTGGAATCGCGGGGTGCCCGGCTACGATGCCTGGCGCGGCGACCAGAGGTGCTGCGGGAGCGGGTCGCTGAGACCACGGAGGTGGTTTACGGGGATGTGCTGGAACCGGAGACACTGCTGCCGGCATTGAAGGGGGTGAAGGTGGCGTATTACCTGATTCACTCGATGGGTGAGGCCGGTTCGTTTGAGGAGAATGACCGGCGGGCTGCGGAACATTTCGCGCGGGCTGCCCGGGAAGCGGGCGTGGAACGGATCATCTACCTGGGAGGCCTGGGCGATGAAACGGAGACGCTCTCCCCTCACCTGCGAAGTCGACAGGAAGTGGGGCAAATTCTACGGTCGTCAGGAGTGCCGGTGATTGAATTCCGGGCGTCAATCGTGATCGGCTCGGGGAGTCTGTCGTTTGAAATGATTCGGTCGCTGGTCGAACGCTTGCCTGTGATGGTGACGCCGAAGTGGGTGATGCGGGCTGCACAACCCATCGCGATTGAAGACTTGATCGCCTATCTGACTGAGGCCCTCGAAATTCCGTTGCCGGAAAGTCAGACGTTTGAGATTGGCGGTGCCGACCAGGTTTCGTATGCGGAGATCATGCGGGTGTATGCCCGATGCCGGGGGATGCGGTTGCGGATGATTTCGGTGCCGGTGTTGACGCCTTATCTGTCGAGCCTCTGGCTGGGGCTGGTGACACCCCTGTATGCACGGATTGGTCGCAAGCTGATCGAGAGTATTGTGCATTCCACGGTGGTCCAGGATGAGCGTGCGCGGGATACCTTTTCGATCGAGCCGATGGGAATCGAATCCGCGATTCAGCGGGCGTTGAATAACGAGGAACGTGAATTCGCGGAGACACGCTGGTCGGATGCGGTTTCGTCGTCGGGACAAGTGCGTTCCTGGAGTGGCGTGCGATTTGGTAACCGGCTGGTTGACGCTCGAAGTATCACGGTGGCGTGTCCTCCCGAGATCGCGTTTCAGCCGATCCAGCGGATTGGGGGTAAGACGGGCTGGTATGCCTGTAACTGGCTCTGGCATTTGCGTGGCGGGCTGGATCTGCTGGTGGGCGGTATTGGTGTACGGCGTGGTCGTGCGCATCCAGTGCGATTGCGCGTGGGGGATACCGTCGATTTCTGGCGGGTGGAAGCGTTTGAGCCGAACCGTCGCCTGCGACTGGCGGCCGAGATGAAGCTGCCGGGTCGCGCCTGGCTGGAATTCGAAGTCAAAGGAGATGCGCAGGGTTCAACGATCTCGCAGACGGCAATGTTTGATCCGGTGGGACTGTGGGGGCGGCTGTACTGGTATGCGGTCTGTCCGCTGCATTATTTCGTATTTGCGGGGATGCTGAAGAATATCGCCCGGGCGGCGGAAGGGATCCAGGGTGCTGAATCTTCCTCCGCATCTTCTCTTTCCCGGTAG
- a CDS encoding VOC family protein: MLTKLNSGERLTDGGVTTGVYSALSLTGETMSAKLNLLVLRCQDLSASKKFYEQLGFQFHKEQHRTGPVHYAAQLEEMVFELYPLKPGAAVDQTRLGFRLSVAGALKERLDRAGIEICDFTHHPKYSVYVVQDPDGRKVVLS; this comes from the coding sequence TTGCTCACAAAACTGAATTCCGGCGAACGTCTGACCGATGGTGGTGTCACAACTGGCGTCTATTCTGCTTTGAGCCTTACTGGAGAGACCATGTCTGCCAAACTGAATCTGCTGGTGCTGCGCTGCCAGGATCTGTCTGCCTCAAAAAAGTTTTATGAGCAACTGGGATTTCAGTTCCACAAAGAGCAGCATCGGACCGGACCGGTACACTATGCTGCGCAGCTGGAAGAGATGGTATTTGAGCTGTATCCACTCAAACCGGGAGCAGCCGTTGATCAGACTCGGTTAGGGTTCCGATTGTCGGTAGCGGGAGCTTTGAAGGAGAGACTGGATCGGGCCGGGATAGAAATTTGTGATTTCACTCATCATCCCAAGTATTCGGTGTATGTCGTACAAGACCCGGATGGCAGGAAGGTGGTGCTCTCCTGA
- a CDS encoding DUF6868 family protein, giving the protein MDLTTLTSFFMWCSIFNGGLLILWTLCFLLMPDLVYRTQKRWFPLPRETFDVVMYVFVGAFKLLFLVFNLVPYLALLMIG; this is encoded by the coding sequence ATGGATCTGACAACGTTGACCAGCTTCTTCATGTGGTGTTCCATTTTCAACGGCGGTCTGCTGATATTGTGGACGCTCTGTTTTCTTTTGATGCCGGATCTGGTGTACCGAACCCAGAAACGCTGGTTTCCTCTCCCCAGGGAGACCTTTGATGTGGTAATGTATGTTTTCGTAGGCGCGTTCAAGCTGCTGTTTCTGGTATTTAACCTGGTGCCTTATCTGGCGCTGTTGATGATCGGGTGA
- a CDS encoding right-handed parallel beta-helix repeat-containing protein has protein sequence MCSRYHLPTPLPRLSLLSLACLLILCAHPRTLPADTLSVPEKFPTIQSAIDAAQPGDTILVTAGTYYERLRLKPGITLKSAGDESRGERGLKRAETTIIDGSRQKEGAGVLLAENAVLDGFTVTGVGVYDEQKWNHHHAMRGEQQSHEHIGAPGTPGIAIMGVTCTVQNNIVHHIGYTGIAAQATEGKRCTPHIYRNVCYRNMGGGIGSMHDSQAVIEENTCFENFYAGIGHDDASPTVINNTCFENIRAGIGISEGSCPLVRGNKCYRNRRAGIGSRTGANTRPLIEDNDCYDNGMAGIGASESAAPLIRNNRCYQNRLAGIGSQSHASPTIIGNECYQNGQSGIGQQGDAVTTLINNYCHHNKTAGLGFADCKSGRSTVVNNRIIDNAQVAAGVHSGWTVLFLGNEFARQGGLPPILMIFAGADVTLTGNTIRGGGVAGIRVAGKLRAENNEFAGTSLRKVGPPNFGVWALPGADITLTGNRFHHWRHALSASEATVLASHNHITDFHRTALLIQNPQAPAHVFNNVAVSSDPKVEVLTLTGQAGTVKGNALRKPDTAPDKNQSP, from the coding sequence ATGTGCTCGCGCTATCATCTTCCCACCCCGCTCCCGCGTCTCTCTCTGCTGTCCCTGGCCTGTCTGCTGATACTCTGCGCACATCCCAGAACACTACCAGCGGACACACTGTCCGTTCCCGAAAAGTTTCCGACGATTCAATCCGCCATCGATGCCGCCCAACCGGGAGACACCATCCTGGTCACTGCAGGAACCTACTATGAACGCCTGCGTCTGAAACCGGGCATCACACTCAAAAGCGCCGGCGATGAGAGCAGGGGAGAACGGGGCCTGAAAAGAGCCGAAACCACAATCATTGACGGCAGCAGACAGAAAGAGGGTGCGGGTGTCCTGCTGGCAGAGAACGCCGTGCTGGATGGATTCACCGTCACGGGTGTCGGCGTCTACGACGAACAGAAATGGAACCACCATCACGCCATGCGGGGCGAACAGCAGTCGCACGAACACATCGGTGCTCCCGGCACCCCGGGTATTGCCATCATGGGCGTCACCTGCACGGTTCAGAACAACATCGTCCATCACATCGGCTATACCGGCATCGCTGCCCAGGCGACCGAAGGCAAACGCTGTACCCCACACATTTATCGTAATGTCTGTTACCGCAACATGGGTGGCGGCATCGGCTCCATGCATGACTCACAGGCAGTTATCGAAGAGAATACCTGCTTCGAAAACTTCTACGCCGGCATCGGACACGACGACGCCAGCCCGACCGTCATCAATAATACCTGTTTTGAAAACATCCGCGCCGGGATCGGCATCAGTGAAGGTTCCTGTCCCCTCGTGCGTGGCAACAAATGCTATCGCAACCGTCGCGCCGGCATTGGCTCTCGTACCGGTGCCAATACGCGTCCCCTGATTGAAGACAACGACTGCTATGACAACGGCATGGCCGGTATCGGCGCCAGCGAGTCTGCCGCACCGCTGATCCGTAATAATCGCTGCTACCAGAACCGCCTGGCGGGCATCGGCTCTCAGTCACACGCCTCTCCTACCATCATCGGCAATGAATGTTATCAGAATGGACAGTCCGGCATCGGTCAGCAAGGCGATGCTGTCACCACACTCATCAACAATTATTGTCATCACAACAAAACCGCAGGTCTCGGTTTCGCTGACTGTAAATCGGGTCGATCCACAGTAGTCAACAACCGCATCATCGACAACGCGCAAGTCGCCGCCGGCGTCCACTCAGGCTGGACCGTCCTGTTCCTGGGAAATGAATTCGCTCGCCAGGGAGGTCTGCCGCCCATCCTCATGATCTTCGCCGGCGCCGATGTCACCCTCACTGGCAATACCATTCGCGGCGGGGGAGTCGCCGGCATTCGCGTCGCTGGAAAACTGCGGGCGGAAAACAATGAATTCGCGGGGACGTCGCTCCGCAAAGTCGGTCCCCCCAACTTTGGGGTCTGGGCACTGCCCGGTGCGGATATCACGCTCACAGGCAATCGCTTCCATCACTGGCGCCACGCGCTCAGTGCCAGTGAAGCGACCGTACTGGCCTCCCACAACCACATCACAGACTTCCACCGCACGGCACTGCTGATTCAAAATCCCCAAGCCCCGGCCCACGTTTTCAACAATGTGGCAGTCTCCAGCGACCCCAAAGTAGAAGTCCTCACGCTGACAGGCCAGGCAGGTACCGTGAAAGGAAATGCATTACGCAAACCGGATACAGCCCCTGATAAAAATCAATCCCCATAA
- a CDS encoding macro domain-containing protein → MSLPLDLWLIHPEAEMCDAFRDRFQELPHVTVMECRFEDLPPHDCFVTAANSFGIMNAGIDAAVVNFHGYDLMKRIQHRILDLYLGEQPLGTSFIEPTGNPDYPYVAHSPTMRVPGSISGTDKVYAATWASLLAVYQHNISQQDEATKIKTVAFPAMGAGFGCVPYREVARQMAVAYQHYLDPPHRMDWQAVIRRQQAIAYDEGQQVVR, encoded by the coding sequence ATGTCTTTGCCCCTTGATCTCTGGCTGATTCATCCCGAAGCGGAAATGTGTGATGCGTTTCGGGATCGTTTTCAGGAACTCCCCCATGTGACGGTAATGGAATGCCGTTTTGAAGACTTGCCCCCGCACGACTGTTTTGTAACGGCGGCGAATTCGTTTGGCATCATGAATGCCGGCATTGATGCCGCGGTGGTCAATTTTCATGGTTATGACCTGATGAAACGGATTCAGCATCGGATTCTGGATCTGTATCTGGGAGAACAGCCGCTGGGAACCTCGTTTATTGAACCGACGGGAAATCCCGATTATCCCTATGTGGCACACAGCCCGACGATGCGCGTCCCCGGTTCGATCTCCGGGACGGATAAAGTGTATGCGGCGACCTGGGCGTCCCTGCTGGCCGTGTATCAGCATAATATCAGCCAGCAGGACGAAGCTACCAAAATTAAAACGGTGGCTTTTCCTGCGATGGGGGCTGGTTTTGGATGCGTACCCTATCGGGAAGTGGCTCGGCAGATGGCGGTGGCGTATCAGCATTACCTGGATCCGCCGCATCGGATGGACTGGCAGGCGGTGATTCGCCGTCAGCAGGCGATTGCCTACGATGAGGGACAGCAGGTGGTTCGTTGA
- a CDS encoding alpha/beta hydrolase has product MARSESGTFTTSDGVNLHYLTAGAGPPLVILPGWSQSAALFQRQLDDLSDRCRCLVLDQRGHGESSKPDYGYRVSRLAMDLRELLQALDLQDVILLGHSAGCAVIWNYLDLFGEAGLSGLVLCDQMIARIRRPEWSETECRQYGAEVGGDEVLAQAELIGSKEGPAKTGEFLASMFTESFSEADLLQVIQESLKFPRPYAAELLLSVSAADYRDLLPRISLPTLCIGGAASHLGPEVMPWIAEQIPRGQVEMIAADVGGSHFMYLENPKAFNSVVRDFVNQLTEGK; this is encoded by the coding sequence ATGGCGAGAAGCGAATCCGGAACGTTCACAACCTCGGACGGGGTGAATCTGCATTACCTGACTGCCGGTGCGGGACCGCCGCTGGTGATCCTGCCCGGCTGGTCGCAGTCAGCGGCGCTGTTTCAGCGGCAGCTGGATGACTTGAGTGACAGGTGCCGCTGCCTGGTCCTGGATCAGCGCGGGCACGGAGAGTCGTCCAAACCGGATTATGGATATCGCGTCTCCCGCCTGGCGATGGATTTGCGCGAGTTACTGCAGGCGTTGGATCTGCAGGATGTGATTCTGCTCGGTCATTCCGCGGGCTGTGCTGTGATCTGGAATTACCTGGATCTGTTCGGCGAGGCGGGTTTGAGTGGCCTGGTACTCTGTGATCAGATGATTGCCCGCATCCGTCGGCCGGAATGGTCGGAAACCGAATGCCGCCAGTATGGGGCCGAGGTAGGCGGTGACGAAGTCCTCGCGCAGGCAGAGCTGATCGGCAGCAAAGAGGGGCCGGCCAAGACGGGTGAATTCCTGGCGAGCATGTTTACCGAAAGTTTCTCTGAAGCGGATCTGTTGCAGGTGATTCAGGAGAGCCTGAAGTTTCCCCGCCCTTATGCTGCGGAACTGCTGCTGAGTGTGAGTGCCGCCGACTATCGTGATCTGCTACCCCGGATTTCACTGCCAACCCTCTGTATCGGCGGCGCAGCCAGCCACCTGGGACCTGAGGTCATGCCCTGGATTGCGGAGCAGATTCCCCGCGGCCAGGTCGAGATGATCGCTGCGGATGTGGGAGGCAGTCACTTCATGTACCTGGAGAATCCGAAAGCGTTCAACAGTGTTGTCAGAGACTTTGTTAATCAACTGACTGAAGGTAAATGA
- a CDS encoding DUF4291 domain-containing protein has protein sequence MARLYEIRADYDRETIVVYQAYADPIADASLEAQTFVRPFSFKRMTWIKPSFLWLMHRSHWGQKTGQTRILAVRINRAGWERALSLGELTSPERGVYRSAAEWERKFQTAPVHIQWDTERSSRGAALPCFSIQVGLSRHIIREFVEEWIVGIEDLTPRVRKWNAIRVGSSRSLKRELPGEKVYPVPGELTRKLLISD, from the coding sequence ATGGCCCGTCTTTATGAAATACGAGCAGACTATGATCGCGAGACGATCGTTGTGTACCAGGCCTATGCAGATCCGATTGCGGACGCGTCGCTTGAGGCACAGACGTTTGTGCGTCCCTTTTCGTTTAAGCGGATGACGTGGATCAAGCCTTCGTTTTTATGGCTGATGCATCGCAGTCACTGGGGACAGAAAACGGGACAGACGCGAATTCTGGCGGTCCGCATCAATCGTGCCGGCTGGGAACGTGCGCTTTCACTGGGGGAGCTGACATCTCCCGAACGGGGCGTCTATCGCTCTGCAGCCGAGTGGGAGCGGAAATTCCAGACCGCGCCCGTGCATATTCAATGGGACACGGAACGGAGTTCCCGCGGAGCGGCTCTCCCCTGCTTCAGTATTCAGGTGGGGCTGAGTCGTCACATCATTCGCGAATTTGTCGAGGAGTGGATTGTCGGAATTGAGGATCTGACACCACGGGTTCGTAAGTGGAATGCGATTCGTGTCGGGAGCAGCCGCAGTCTGAAACGGGAGCTGCCGGGCGAAAAAGTTTATCCGGTGCCTGGGGAATTAACTCGAAAGCTGTTGATTTCCGACTGA